The following are from one region of the Stanieria sp. NIES-3757 genome:
- the mreB gene encoding rod shape-determining protein, with protein MGFFKRLTLSRDIGIDLGTANTLIYISGKGIVLEEPSVVAIDSKTEEPRAVGREAKCLLGKAPENIKAIRPLKNGVIADFDATEIMLKEFIRQVYEGNPLVHPRMVIGIPSGVTKVERRAVMEAAVQAGAREVDLIEEPLAAAIGAGLPVTEPIGNMIVDIGGGTTEVAVISSQGKVVSESIRIAGDELTWSIANYLKHTYKLAIGENTAENLKIKLASVHPIGKVEKDESTVEVRGLHLISGLPRTVTLKIIEIREAIADPVKKIVEAVKITLEQTPPDLAADIIDRGIMLAGGGANLKGLDALISHETGIVTHIAPEPLKCVALGTGRVLEDKTLDKVLSDRSQLI; from the coding sequence GTGGGGTTTTTTAAACGTTTAACCCTGTCAAGGGATATAGGAATCGATCTAGGTACTGCTAACACGCTTATCTACATATCAGGCAAAGGAATTGTTTTGGAAGAGCCATCAGTAGTGGCAATTGACAGCAAAACAGAAGAACCAAGAGCAGTCGGCAGAGAAGCTAAATGTTTATTGGGGAAAGCTCCAGAAAACATTAAAGCAATTCGTCCTCTGAAAAATGGGGTGATTGCTGATTTTGATGCTACGGAAATTATGCTCAAGGAATTTATTCGTCAAGTCTACGAAGGTAATCCTTTAGTTCATCCTCGGATGGTAATTGGTATTCCTAGTGGAGTGACTAAAGTAGAGCGTCGAGCGGTGATGGAAGCTGCGGTTCAAGCTGGAGCTAGAGAAGTAGATTTAATAGAAGAACCTCTTGCAGCAGCAATTGGGGCAGGATTACCAGTTACCGAACCAATTGGCAACATGATTGTTGATATTGGTGGTGGGACGACAGAGGTAGCGGTAATTAGTTCTCAAGGTAAAGTTGTCAGCGAATCAATTAGGATTGCTGGTGATGAATTAACTTGGTCAATTGCCAATTATTTGAAACATACTTATAAACTTGCGATTGGAGAAAATACGGCTGAAAATCTCAAAATTAAATTGGCTTCGGTTCATCCCATTGGTAAAGTAGAAAAAGATGAATCAACCGTAGAAGTAAGAGGTCTTCATCTCATTTCTGGGTTACCTAGAACCGTTACCCTCAAAATAATTGAAATTCGAGAAGCGATCGCAGATCCAGTTAAAAAAATTGTCGAAGCTGTTAAAATTACGCTCGAACAAACCCCTCCCGATTTGGCAGCAGATATTATCGACCGCGGAATTATGTTGGCAGGAGGTGGAGCTAATTTGAAAGGATTAGATGCTTTGATTAGTCATGAAACTGGAATCGTCACTCATATAGCTCCCGAACCATTAAAATGTGTGGCTTTGGGTACTGGTCGAGTCTTAGAAGATAAAACTCTCGACAAAGTTTTGAGCGATCGCTCTCAATTAATTTGA
- a CDS encoding rod shape-determining protein MreD, producing MFNLTKTPNGFLQLLNGLIICTSVWLCSILVLLHLPGMELLGVSPNWFLIWLVAWSVKRQVWQAAIAGLALGLIYDGMTTSEPSHILSFILVSVLTTKLNKQRYIGEDFISVALIVFFMAIMTETVLAIQSIWQSTLSLSVIWQNYQRIAIISAVLSSLWAPALYFPLERWWEYVRQQERL from the coding sequence ATGTTCAATCTAACCAAAACTCCTAACGGTTTCTTACAATTATTAAATGGATTGATTATTTGCACTTCTGTTTGGCTCTGCTCAATCTTAGTCTTGCTTCATTTACCAGGGATGGAGTTACTAGGAGTAAGTCCCAACTGGTTTCTAATTTGGCTGGTTGCCTGGAGTGTCAAGCGACAGGTTTGGCAAGCTGCGATCGCAGGATTAGCTTTGGGTTTGATTTATGATGGCATGACTACTTCTGAGCCTTCTCACATTTTAAGTTTTATTTTAGTAAGTGTTTTAACGACTAAACTCAATAAACAGCGGTATATTGGCGAAGATTTTATATCTGTGGCTTTAATTGTCTTTTTTATGGCAATTATGACGGAAACCGTCTTAGCAATTCAATCGATTTGGCAATCTACTCTTTCTTTGAGTGTGATTTGGCAAAATTATCAGCGTATTGCAATTATTTCGGCAGTTTTGAGCAGTCTTTGGGCTCCTGCTCTTTATTTTCCTTTAGAAAGATGGTGGGAATACGTTCGTCAGCAAGAAAGACTTTAA
- a CDS encoding Rod shape-determining protein MreC, translating to MHRWWDRYGFQATVTVAVISIAWLLKQSQTAVLTEAYYFLVSPLQSKQQLILEDRLSNARILELEQQVTELKQENQQFKQLINSDNTKKSSQVIAPIIGRSIQGWWNQVTLGKGSQDGIQPGFIVSGIGGVVGRVIQVTPHTSRVALISDPDSRVGAIVSRNRQFGFIQGKDSQTLVMRFFTKVSDLKPGDAIATSNLSNLYPPGLPIGTVKSVNFETSSVPEAEVELTAPIDVLEWVVVDAFKPKLNLSP from the coding sequence ATGCATCGTTGGTGGGATCGATACGGTTTTCAAGCAACTGTTACAGTTGCAGTTATTAGCATTGCTTGGTTACTTAAACAAAGCCAAACCGCCGTCTTAACTGAAGCTTACTATTTTTTAGTGAGTCCTTTGCAGTCAAAACAGCAGTTAATTTTGGAAGATAGATTAAGTAATGCTCGTATTTTGGAATTAGAACAGCAAGTTACTGAACTAAAACAAGAAAATCAGCAATTTAAACAGTTAATTAACTCTGATAATACCAAAAAATCTTCTCAAGTAATAGCCCCAATTATTGGCAGAAGTATCCAAGGTTGGTGGAACCAAGTTACTTTGGGTAAAGGTAGTCAGGATGGCATTCAACCAGGATTTATCGTTTCAGGAATTGGTGGTGTGGTAGGTAGAGTGATTCAAGTCACTCCTCATACCAGTAGAGTTGCTTTGATTAGCGATCCTGATAGTCGTGTCGGGGCAATAGTAAGTCGTAATCGTCAGTTTGGGTTTATTCAAGGGAAAGATTCTCAAACCTTGGTGATGCGTTTTTTTACTAAAGTTAGCGATCTTAAACCTGGAGATGCGATCGCAACTTCTAATCTGAGCAATCTCTATCCACCTGGTTTACCAATTGGAACAGTGAAATCGGTTAACTTTGAAACCAGTTCAGTTCCAGAAGCGGAAGTTGAGTTAACTGCCCCCATTGATGTCTTGGAATGGGTGGTTGTCGATGCTTTTAAACCAAAACTAAACCTGAGTCCGTAA
- a CDS encoding carbohydrate-selective porin OprB: MYRLLRSLLLVSPAIVGLALGATPSNAETLIAQTTPETDNSQLLNQVENYNQEGKKDQLNQVTNVNQLRDVSPTDWAYEALRSLVDRYGCIVGYPNQTYRGSQALSRYEFAAGLNSCLNQIERLIASSESVLREDLDTLNRLTQEFEAELATLGGRVDDLESRTAFLEDHQFSTTTKLQGEAVFGVSQEFNYGNQVVFQDRVRLAFVSSFTGKDSLYTRLDASNAGLFNSDDDTPLETGALTYQTSPSENDVNLGWLAYYFPIGDKIQVYLPAAYPLWQDFVPTVSPYLDSFTGATGSLSSFGESSPIYKIGLGAGGGLGVNFTPFETLTVSAGYFGGNAPDPNEGNGLFNGEYSALGQITFSPFEKLQLAATYVRGYFTEDDNTIFDLGVGTSSAKSPLDGALNTNSYGVQGSFQLSSKIAINAFGMYTDATAAANDDQDAEIWSYGAGLSFPDLVKEGSLGGIVVGAEPYNGETDDIPLHVEGFYKYQLNDNISVTPGVIWLNAPDGEEGDDDAIIGVVRTTFTF; encoded by the coding sequence ATGTATAGATTACTACGTAGTTTGTTGTTGGTTAGTCCAGCGATCGTTGGTTTAGCTCTTGGAGCAACTCCTAGTAACGCTGAAACTTTAATAGCTCAAACTACTCCAGAAACTGATAATAGTCAGTTACTCAATCAAGTAGAAAACTATAACCAAGAAGGCAAAAAAGACCAGCTCAATCAAGTTACGAATGTCAATCAACTTAGAGACGTTTCTCCAACAGACTGGGCTTATGAAGCACTTCGTTCATTAGTAGATCGTTACGGTTGTATTGTAGGTTATCCGAATCAAACCTATCGCGGAAGTCAAGCGTTATCCCGTTATGAATTTGCTGCTGGTTTAAACTCCTGTCTCAATCAAATTGAGCGTTTGATTGCTTCTTCTGAATCAGTGTTACGTGAAGATTTAGATACCCTCAATCGACTCACTCAAGAGTTTGAAGCGGAACTAGCTACTTTAGGCGGTCGAGTTGACGATCTTGAAAGTCGTACCGCTTTCTTGGAAGACCATCAGTTTTCTACCACCACTAAATTGCAAGGGGAAGCCGTTTTTGGTGTCTCTCAAGAATTTAACTACGGGAACCAAGTTGTTTTTCAAGACCGAGTTCGTTTAGCCTTCGTGTCTAGCTTTACCGGGAAAGATTCACTCTACACTCGCTTGGATGCTTCTAATGCAGGTCTTTTTAACTCGGATGATGATACGCCTCTGGAAACTGGTGCGCTCACCTATCAAACATCTCCCAGCGAAAATGATGTTAATCTTGGCTGGTTAGCTTACTATTTCCCCATTGGTGACAAAATCCAAGTTTATTTACCCGCAGCTTATCCTCTCTGGCAAGATTTTGTACCAACTGTTAGTCCTTATTTAGATTCTTTTACTGGAGCAACTGGTTCTCTTTCTAGCTTTGGTGAATCTAGTCCTATTTACAAGATTGGCTTAGGTGCTGGTGGTGGTCTTGGAGTTAACTTTACACCCTTTGAAACATTAACTGTTAGTGCCGGTTATTTTGGCGGTAATGCTCCCGATCCTAATGAAGGTAACGGTTTATTCAACGGTGAATACTCTGCTCTAGGACAAATCACTTTTAGTCCTTTTGAAAAATTACAGTTGGCTGCAACCTACGTTCGCGGGTATTTTACAGAAGATGACAACACCATCTTCGATTTAGGTGTAGGTACATCTAGTGCTAAAAGTCCTCTCGATGGAGCTTTAAATACTAACTCCTATGGGGTACAAGGATCGTTCCAACTTTCTTCAAAAATAGCTATCAACGCTTTTGGTATGTACACCGATGCTACTGCTGCAGCTAATGACGACCAAGATGCAGAAATTTGGTCTTATGGTGCTGGTTTATCTTTCCCAGATTTGGTTAAAGAAGGTAGTTTAGGTGGTATTGTGGTTGGTGCAGAACCTTACAATGGAGAGACAGATGATATTCCTCTCCACGTAGAGGGTTTCTACAAGTATCAACTAAACGACAACATTTCTGTTACTCCTGGTGTAATTTGGCTTAATGCTCCCGATGGCGAAGAAGGTGATGATGATGCAATTATCGGTGTCGTTAGAACCACTTTCACTTTCTAA
- a CDS encoding Leucyl aminopeptidase yields the protein MQILATDRSLLDWTGDTLAIGIFDGETELTGELAQLNEKLAGTIQELIAVEEFEGKSGTTAVTRLMGNTSLRKLVLVGLGKSDNFKLESYQNTAATVVRLAKKDHSLALSFPIQGSPDAVAQTIAEGILLALHQDNRFKSEPEEKEIKLETVDLLGLSGQDAAIHKAEIVASGVILARELVNAPANEVTPLTMAATAEAIASEYGLSLEILEQEECEQFEQGMGAFLGVAKASDIPPKFIHLVYKPTVTPKRKVAIVGKSLTFDSGGLNLKVSGSGIETMKMDMGGGAATLGAAKAIAQLKPDVEVHFICAATENMISGRAMHPGDILKAANGKTIEVNNTDAEGRLTLADALIYAEKLGVDAIVDLATLTGACIIALGDQIAGLWSTDDNLASQIKTAAELAGEKFWQMPLEEPYFDGMKSAIADMKNTGPRAGGSITAALFLKQFIKDTPWVHLDIAGPVWTDKPSGVNNVGATGFPVRTLVNWVLNS from the coding sequence ATGCAAATTCTAGCTACAGATCGGTCATTATTAGATTGGACAGGCGATACTCTCGCTATCGGTATTTTTGACGGAGAAACAGAATTAACTGGTGAGCTAGCCCAACTCAATGAAAAATTAGCAGGTACAATTCAAGAATTAATTGCGGTAGAAGAATTTGAAGGTAAAAGTGGGACTACAGCAGTAACTCGTTTAATGGGCAATACTTCCCTCCGCAAACTGGTTTTGGTAGGTTTGGGTAAGTCAGATAATTTTAAACTAGAAAGTTATCAAAATACTGCTGCTACAGTCGTTAGGTTAGCAAAGAAAGACCACAGTCTTGCTCTTAGTTTTCCCATTCAAGGATCGCCCGATGCCGTTGCCCAAACAATTGCTGAGGGGATTTTACTAGCTCTTCATCAAGATAACCGTTTTAAGTCTGAACCAGAAGAAAAAGAAATCAAATTAGAAACTGTTGATTTATTGGGTTTAAGTGGTCAAGATGCAGCGATTCATAAGGCTGAAATTGTGGCTTCTGGGGTGATTTTGGCGCGAGAATTAGTTAATGCTCCTGCTAACGAAGTTACACCTCTAACGATGGCAGCTACCGCAGAAGCGATCGCGTCTGAGTATGGCTTGAGTCTAGAAATTCTCGAACAAGAAGAATGTGAACAGTTTGAACAGGGAATGGGCGCATTTTTAGGTGTAGCCAAGGCTTCTGACATTCCGCCCAAATTTATTCATCTTGTCTACAAACCTACGGTAACACCCAAAAGGAAAGTAGCCATTGTCGGTAAGAGTTTGACTTTTGATTCTGGTGGACTCAATCTCAAAGTTTCAGGAAGTGGCATTGAGACCATGAAAATGGATATGGGTGGTGGTGCAGCTACCCTTGGTGCAGCCAAAGCGATCGCTCAACTCAAACCAGACGTAGAAGTTCATTTTATTTGTGCAGCTACAGAAAACATGATTAGTGGTCGCGCGATGCACCCTGGGGATATCCTCAAAGCTGCTAATGGCAAAACTATTGAAGTTAACAACACTGATGCTGAAGGAAGATTAACTTTAGCTGATGCGCTAATCTATGCGGAAAAATTAGGCGTAGACGCGATCGTTGATTTAGCAACTCTGACGGGAGCTTGTATCATTGCTTTAGGAGATCAGATTGCTGGTTTATGGAGTACGGATGACAACTTAGCCAGTCAAATCAAAACCGCAGCAGAATTAGCAGGAGAAAAATTCTGGCAAATGCCTTTGGAAGAACCTTATTTTGATGGCATGAAATCTGCTATTGCCGATATGAAAAATACAGGTCCTCGCGCTGGAGGCTCCATTACGGCTGCTTTATTCTTGAAGCAATTTATTAAAGATACTCCTTGGGTACACTTAGATATTGCTGGTCCAGTGTGGACAGACAAACCAAGCGGTGTAAATAATGTAGGGGCGACAGGTTTTCCTGTAAGAACTCTGGTGAACTGGGTTCTTAATTCTTAA